Part of the Halorhabdus utahensis DSM 12940 genome, TCGACGAACTCGATATCGACTTCGATTCGAGCCGTAAACGAACTTGATCGACCGTCCTCGATTCGCTACTTCTGACACCAGGGAAGTCCGCCTCCCCTGCCGATCCGAATCCCTCGTCTCGTTTTTCGCTCACACCTCATTCGCTAGAATTCCCTTCGGCATCAGCTGGTCGCGGGACGCTCGACGCTGGCGATCCGAACGCTTGTCGTCCCCGAAACGGCCCTGATCGTCCGGGTTTCGTTCTCCTCGGACGCGACGAACCGGAGCGACCCGACCGACGTGGACGCGTTGGCAGCCGGGAGCGGGCGCGACCCGACGACTGTCCCGTTCCGGCGCACCCGGAGTTCGAAGCCGTCCGCCGTCGGTGCAACCGCGACCCGGCGACCGTCGATGCGGGCGCCGGCAGTCGCGGGGGCCGATCTGAACGACCGCGTCGTCGAGCCCTCCGTGCGCAGGTCGACGGCGTAGACGCTGTCGTTCCCCACGACGCTGACTGCCTGCCGTTCAACATCGACTGTCTGCTCCCAGTCGAGGCCACCGACGCGGACGGTCGCCGACCCGTCGTGGGCCAGTCGATCCGGGCTGACTGCCTCGATCCAGACCGCCCGGCGCTCGCTGGCGACGATCACGCCGCTCGACGTTCCGTCGAAGATTTCGCTGTCCCAGGTGAGTGCTCGCCCTTCGCTGACGTTCTCGGCGTAGGTGATCGTGTAGTCCTGTATCTCGACCTCGCCGGTGTCCGCCAGCGAGGCCGTGCTCACGGTGGCCGGGCTGAACAGGAGGCCGAGCAGTGCGACCACGGCGAGTGCGCCAAGGAGCGTCCCGGTTGCCTTGCCCGGACGGGGGATCGACGGCACTGGGACGCGGCCGAGCCAGCCGCCCGTCGGCACCGCGGCGATGAGGTGGCCGAGGGCCCATTTCAGGAGTTTGAGCACCAGATAGCCACTGCCGGCGACGACGCCGAGCGCTAACGCTTTGGCGGCCAGTTCCGAGGTCGGCTCGACGAGGACGTACGCCACGAACGCGAGTCCGACGATCAGTACCTCCCGGACCCACGTCGGCATCGAAACGGCAGCGACCCGACGGCGGAGTGCTCCCGGAATCACCCCGGTGTCGATATCCGGTTGCCAGGACAGCGCCGGAAGCGCGCGTGGGGCCGAGATCTCCGGCCGCGCGCCGGTCGCTGCAAGCGTCACCAGGAGCGTCCCGAGCAGTACCATCACGACGCCCGCACCACGATACAACACGTAGACGCCCTCGCCCCCGGAGCTGACCACCAACCACAGCGACTTCGTGAGGGCGAAGGCGATCACCGCGCCGAACAGCCTGACCGGTTCCGGCGTCCAATCGTACCGACGGAGGAGCCCGATTCCCAGCAGGATGCCGATGAGGAAGCCAAGCAGGTGGCCCTGGAAGGCGATCCCGGCCCAGGCGGGTGGCGTCGGCGGGCCGACCGACCGCGTCGCCTCGACGACCGGCTGTTCGGCGGCGTCGACGAGGACTCCCAGCGCGTCGTGGGCGACGATGGCGAGGACGGCAGCGAGCGGCCGCGTCACCAGAGCGAACCCAGCGAGGGCGTAGACCGCCCCCGAGTAGCCAAGGACCCACCCGAGGACGAACGGCGAGGGGACCACGGCCAGGCCAATCATGCCGAGCGAAATCAGGAGGATTCGGACTCCCGGGTGACGCAGTCTGTTCC contains:
- a CDS encoding rhomboid family intramembrane serine protease, which gives rise to MIPWMVLLAAVVVFSGGYWWFVGGRGRWVSLTRDRFVRGVPWATLVTAALVVGFYLFVQGGLGHWSQPLTIPFRSWSLFEPVGLLTSGLAHAGPAHLLGNVTGLVVFGAIVEHAIGHYPGDRDDTASRRWNRLRHPGVRILLISLGMIGLAVVPSPFVLGWVLGYSGAVYALAGFALVTRPLAAVLAIVAHDALGVLVDAAEQPVVEATRSVGPPTPPAWAGIAFQGHLLGFLIGILLGIGLLRRYDWTPEPVRLFGAVIAFALTKSLWLVVSSGGEGVYVLYRGAGVVMVLLGTLLVTLAATGARPEISAPRALPALSWQPDIDTGVIPGALRRRVAAVSMPTWVREVLIVGLAFVAYVLVEPTSELAAKALALGVVAGSGYLVLKLLKWALGHLIAAVPTGGWLGRVPVPSIPRPGKATGTLLGALAVVALLGLLFSPATVSTASLADTGEVEIQDYTITYAENVSEGRALTWDSEIFDGTSSGVIVASERRAVWIEAVSPDRLAHDGSATVRVGGLDWEQTVDVERQAVSVVGNDSVYAVDLRTEGSTTRSFRSAPATAGARIDGRRVAVAPTADGFELRVRRNGTVVGSRPLPAANASTSVGSLRFVASEENETRTIRAVSGTTSVRIASVERPATS